One window of Papaver somniferum cultivar HN1 chromosome 9, ASM357369v1, whole genome shotgun sequence genomic DNA carries:
- the LOC113311911 gene encoding uncharacterized protein LOC113311911: protein MEILLLYADDIILVASSSQLSSTIIEFLQKVYPMKDLGNLHYSIGIEATFLDDSQKLLLTQNKYTIDMLHCKPPKTPVLHGPRLSLSTGVPLTDVTGYRSVVGGLQYLTMTTPNICFAVTYVSQFMHATTSEHLLLVKRIFRYLKGTIDWAGCPDTRRSTSGFCTFLGSSIISWSSKKQPTISRSSAEVEYKSMVVVAAEVVWISFLLHELEQVDDVFTKGLTHPMFLSLVIKLLCFQQYKLEGDCENE, encoded by the exons ATGGAAATTCTATTACTTTATGCGGATGATATTATCCTGGTTGCTTCTTCAAGTCAGTTGAGTTCTACAATCATTGAGTTTCTTCAAAAGGTATACCCAATGAAGGATTTAGGCAATCTTCACTACTCCATAGGTATTGAAGCTACTTTTCTGGATGATTCACAGAAATTACTTCTTACTCAAAATAAATACACAATTGATATGCTTCATTGTAAACCACCTAAAACTCCAGTTCTTCATGGTCCAAGACTTTCATTATCTACAGGAGTTCCTCTTACTGATGTGACTGGTTATAGAAGTGTGGTGGGAGGATTGCAATATCTGACTATGACTACACCAAATATTTGTTTTGCAGTTACATATGTATCTCAATTCATGCATGCAACCACATCTGAACATCTATTGCTTGTTAAGAGGATATTCAGATACTTAAAGGGCACTATAG attgggcagggTGTCCTGATACCAGGAGGTCAACTTCAGGGTTTTGTACATTTTTGGGTTCTTCTATTATTTCTTGGTCTTCCAAGAAACAACCTACAATCTCTAGATCATCAGCTGAAGTAGAATACAAATCCatggttgttgttgctgctgaagtTGTTTGGATCTCTTTCTTGCTTCATGAACTTG AACAAGTGGATGATGTTTTTACAAAGGGTCTCACTCATCCTATGTTTCTTTCTCTTGTTATCAAGCTTTTATGTTTTCAACAGTATAAGCTTGAGGGGGACTGTGAGAATGAGTAA
- the LOC113313996 gene encoding uncharacterized protein LOC113313996, translating to MQSFLSLHCSYGLPLCTSGIKNPLALSKEIADHERRRKALKKKIRRQRSSLESESNFVADLSMSRSRIRVEMIDESKNEDLIEDLNDLISKCIIGHAAKAA from the exons atgcaATCCTTTTTAAGCCTCCATTGCAGCTATGGCCTTCCACTGTGCACATCAGGGATCAAAAATCCTCTTGCTCTCTCTAAAGA GATAGCAGATCATGAACGAAGAAGAAaagcattgaagaagaagatcaggagGCAAAGATCATCGCTAGAGAGTGAAAGTAATTTCGTTGCAGATCTCAGCATGAGTAGGAGTAGGATTAGAGTGGAGATGATAGATGAAAGCAAAAATGAAGATCTGATTGAAGATCTGAATGATTTAATTTCTAAATGTATTATTGGTCATGCAGCAAAAGCTGCTTAA